The DNA segment AGCGACTGGACCAGCGGCGTCCATTGTCCGCCGATGCAGTACTGACTTCGCATGCAGACCACTGCGCCCGGTGCCAGCAAACGCTGGACGCTTGGCGATCCATCGACCTTGCCTTGCCATCACCACGACCAGCGGCAAATTCTGCGTCCGTTCTGCGACCGCAAAGCCTCAGCACGTCGCAAACATCGAGTCTTTCACTAGCATGGATCGCATTGGCGGCGATGGTACTAGCGACCATGACCGGGCTGGCGTTCTACTCGAACCAGCCGGTGGCACCGACCGCACAGGCTTACGTGCCAGCGGTTCCCAACGAACTTCTCGAACACGCCGATCCGGTTGCTTGGTGGAACGAAGCTAGAGACCGCGACTGGATCAGCCAGACCATGCCAACGGTTCGGTCCGTGCGCGAGGGCGTCGCGCCGCTCGGACGATCGTTGATTCGAGCAGTGACAATTCTGACCACCGGTACCGGCGACGGTCAAACATCATGATGCTCAAGCACCCTCGCATCGGTCAGGTTGCAGTCGCTGCAGTGATCGCTTTGCTGATCGAGTTTGCAATTGCAAAAACAGCCCATGCCGAGCAACTGTTTCAACTGCGAAACGGAATGGTGCTACGAGGCATGATGGCCGAGATCGCGACGTTAAAGGAAGGCTTTGGTGCAGCCGCCGCAGGCCAAGCCCAAGTCCGTCCGATTTGGATCATTGACGACGGTTTAAGACGCATTTACATCCATGGCAAAGGGATGGCACAAGGCGACCCCGTAGATGTTGCCGACCCCACCCAAGCAATCGTGCTACGACAAGCCAAACCACTTGGCGGCAAGACTCCGGAAGTGTTGGGATCCATCGTAGGCGTCTCGCCATTCAATGAATTTGGTCGCCGACAACTGACCATGCGAAGTGACAGCGGCCTCGTCGATGTCATCCAGGGCATCACCGAACTGAATTCACGCTACGCAAAACTGATCGCATTGAAAGGTAAACCGGCGCTGCTTTGGGACATGCGAGTCGCTACGGCATCGATCGACTCGGCGACGCTGAAACGCATCTTCGACCGGCGCATCCCCGCCGAGGACCTAGACGGTAAACTGGAAACCGTACGTTTCTTTACCGACACACAGCGGTTCGACGATGCCAAGGACGCACTGTCGTCGATCGAGAATCTTCCCGACGACATTGATCTTGAAGCGTTGCTGATCTCGTTGACCGAGCGGCAAGCGACTCAATTGCTCGACGAAGCAAAAGTTCGCATCGATGCTGGGCAATACACCGTGGCTCGTGGCATTCTTGAAAACTTTCCCGCCGACAAGGTCGGCCGCATCACACGAATTCAAGTTCAGGATGAACTCAAAAAACTAAACGACTCGCGAGATCAAGCAGCAGCACTGGCCAAACAATTGCGCGAGCATGTCGCGAAACTGAATCCCGTTCAAGCCGCACCGCTGGGACCGATCATCGATGAAATCGCAGCCGGGCTTTCGCCCGATACGCTGGCTCGACTTAGCGATTATGTTCGGCTAGGAACGGCCGAAACCGTCGCACTGGACGATCGAGTTGCCCTGGCGATCGCGGGCTGGTTGCTGGGCAGTGGCTCGGGCGAACAAAACCTAAGCGTTGCGACAGCACTGATCAAAGTGCGCGACTTGGTCGCCGAGTTCCTGGGGTCACCGGACGCGGGGCGACGAGCGGCGATTCTAGAGCAACTGAAAACGCTCGAAGGTGCTCAGCCCGAATACGTCGACCGAATGTTGCCGTTGCTGGCGCCAACCTTGGCATGGCCCGAAGGTTCAGCCGTCGAGGGCGCCGACGGCTTCTACAACGTTGACACGCCGAAGGCTCGATACGCGATCCAGCTGCCACCCGAATACAACCCTCTGCGTTCGTACCCATGCATCGTGTCGCTGCACCAATCAGGCGGATATGCCGAAGACCAAATCGATTGGTGGGCGGGCCAGTTCGACGACCAAACAGGCACTCGGATGGGCCACGCCTCGCGGAACGGCTACATCGTGGTCGCACCGGTATGGAGTCGTCCGGAACAACGCACCTACGAATACACTCCCCAAGAACATGAACGAATCCTGGCGTCGCTACGTGATGCGATGCGACGATCGTCGATCGATTCGGATCGGGTGTTTTTGTCTGGACACGGCGAAGGCGGAACCGCCGCTTGGGACGTTGGACTTGCGCATCCCGATTTGTGGGCCGGCGTTAATCCAATCAGCGCCAATCCATCCAAGACCATTCACCACTTCGAGTTGAACGCGCGATACGTGCCGCTTTACATCGTCAAAGGCGAACGCGATGGAATTCGCGACGATGGATCGATCATGGATGACTATATGTCGTTCAACCACGACGCAATGGTCGTGATGTATCGCGGTCGAGGACGAGAACCGTTCTTCGACGAAATTCCGCACCTGTTCGAGTGGATGAATTCACCCGCTCACACGCGGCGTGACATTCCCGAAGAAATCAACGTTTCCACGATGCGAAAGGGCGACCAATTTTACTGGTGGCTCGAAATGGGGGAACTAAAACCCGATGTTCAAATCGACCCAATCTTGTGGGACCGAACGTCAAAGATTCGATCAGCGAAAGTCGATGCGTCAATTGGCGCTGGAAACCAAATTCGCATTTCCAGCGTACCGTCCGAGTCCTTCAGACTGCTGCTTCGTCCGCAACCAGGAATCGACATCTCGAAAGAGATCGTTGTCCGCTCGGGCAGTCGACCGTATCGCTTCCAATTCGACGGAACGCTCGACACCTTGCTCGAGGACGCTCGGCAACGTGCCGATCGTAAACGCGCCTTCTGGTTCCAAACCACCATTCCGTAACAAATTCAGCGAACGATTCAACTTCCCTCGTGCCAAAGCAAAATCCGATGCAACGACGTGAATTCTTGGCCCGCCCCGCCCTGCTTGCTGGTACGACCGCACTGGCATCCGCCGTGTCGGTTGCGACTGCGAACGAAACGGACTTGAACCCAACGCCCGCAAAACGCGGCGTTCGCCAATCGGTGATGGGATGGTGCTTCAAGGACATTCCGCCGGTTGAACTTGCCAAACATTGTCGCCGAATCGGGCTGGAAGCAATCGAAGGCATTCCGTCTGCTCACTATGACGCCGTCACCCAATTGGGACTGAAGATTTCGCTAACCAGCAGCCATGGTTTTTCCAACGGCCCTTTGAATCCAGACAACCATGCCGAAGTGGAAACGAAACTGCGCGAGGGCATCGATCTTGCCGTCAAATACGGCGCGCCCAACGTGATCACCTTCACTGGCATGAAAAAGGAAGGCATTTCGGACCAAGCAGCCACCAAGAATTGCCTCGCTAGCTGGAAGCGAGTCCTGCCGTATGCCGAGGCGAACGGCATCGGAATTGTGCTTGAGCATCTCAACAGCCGAGACGATTCGCACCCCATGAAAGGGCATCCCGGATACTGGGGCGATGACATCCACCACTGTGCCGATTTGGTCAAAGCGATGGATTCGCCGAACTTCCGACTGCTGTTCGATATCTACCACGTCCAAATCATGAACGGCGACCTGATCCGGAATATCAACCATTACCACGCGATTGTGGGGCATTATCACACCGCCGGAAATCCAGGCCGGGGCGAACTGGATGATTCCCAAGAAATTCAGTATCCACCGGTTATTCGTGCGATAATGGACACGGGCTATCAAGGATTCATAGCCCAGGAATTCATTCCAACGTCCAATGACCCAATCCGCTCCCTTGAACAAGCGTTCACAGTTTGTGACGTGTAAAGCGGACGTGGGTTGAGCTAAGATCGGGCGGAAGACCGTTTCCCGCAATCAACCTCGCCTCCGCAAAACCTCAATTACGAGGGAACCTAGGCTCGCTGATTGTGTCCAACTCGTACCCCTCACCCACCGCTGAAGACGATCAGAGTCCAGACGACGATCGTGACCCCTTCGGCAAATGCCGCTCGCCAAGACGACGGCCACTCCCATGCCAATCACGAACACCGAACCGAGCACCCTGAACGTCGAAGAT comes from the Rubripirellula reticaptiva genome and includes:
- a CDS encoding carboxylesterase family protein — translated: MMLKHPRIGQVAVAAVIALLIEFAIAKTAHAEQLFQLRNGMVLRGMMAEIATLKEGFGAAAAGQAQVRPIWIIDDGLRRIYIHGKGMAQGDPVDVADPTQAIVLRQAKPLGGKTPEVLGSIVGVSPFNEFGRRQLTMRSDSGLVDVIQGITELNSRYAKLIALKGKPALLWDMRVATASIDSATLKRIFDRRIPAEDLDGKLETVRFFTDTQRFDDAKDALSSIENLPDDIDLEALLISLTERQATQLLDEAKVRIDAGQYTVARGILENFPADKVGRITRIQVQDELKKLNDSRDQAAALAKQLREHVAKLNPVQAAPLGPIIDEIAAGLSPDTLARLSDYVRLGTAETVALDDRVALAIAGWLLGSGSGEQNLSVATALIKVRDLVAEFLGSPDAGRRAAILEQLKTLEGAQPEYVDRMLPLLAPTLAWPEGSAVEGADGFYNVDTPKARYAIQLPPEYNPLRSYPCIVSLHQSGGYAEDQIDWWAGQFDDQTGTRMGHASRNGYIVVAPVWSRPEQRTYEYTPQEHERILASLRDAMRRSSIDSDRVFLSGHGEGGTAAWDVGLAHPDLWAGVNPISANPSKTIHHFELNARYVPLYIVKGERDGIRDDGSIMDDYMSFNHDAMVVMYRGRGREPFFDEIPHLFEWMNSPAHTRRDIPEEINVSTMRKGDQFYWWLEMGELKPDVQIDPILWDRTSKIRSAKVDASIGAGNQIRISSVPSESFRLLLRPQPGIDISKEIVVRSGSRPYRFQFDGTLDTLLEDARQRADRKRAFWFQTTIP
- a CDS encoding TIM barrel protein, with protein sequence MQRREFLARPALLAGTTALASAVSVATANETDLNPTPAKRGVRQSVMGWCFKDIPPVELAKHCRRIGLEAIEGIPSAHYDAVTQLGLKISLTSSHGFSNGPLNPDNHAEVETKLREGIDLAVKYGAPNVITFTGMKKEGISDQAATKNCLASWKRVLPYAEANGIGIVLEHLNSRDDSHPMKGHPGYWGDDIHHCADLVKAMDSPNFRLLFDIYHVQIMNGDLIRNINHYHAIVGHYHTAGNPGRGELDDSQEIQYPPVIRAIMDTGYQGFIAQEFIPTSNDPIRSLEQAFTVCDV